From the genome of Gopherus evgoodei ecotype Sinaloan lineage unplaced genomic scaffold, rGopEvg1_v1.p scaffold_56_arrow_ctg1, whole genome shotgun sequence, one region includes:
- the LOC115643282 gene encoding olfactory receptor 52B2-like, with the protein MMPTDNHTIFYPLTYILTGIPGTEESYFWISIPFCLMYFVTLFGNSLLIFIILTERRLHEPMYLIMSMLATVDLLLSTSRVPKMLAVFWFRVGEISFAACLTQMFFIHVSFIAESAILLAMVFDRYIAICDPLRYTIILTKSVIEKMGLAAVTRSFCIIFPLIFLVKQLKFCRTNLLPHNYCEHMAITRLACDDITVSAWYGVAVAVLVIGLDAVLIALSYGLILRTIFRLPSKDSRLKAIRTCSSHLCVILKFYTPAFFSSLAHRFGHIIPGYIVNLLANLYVLIPPLLNPIVYGVTTKEILKCVINIFHRCISRSSLLS; encoded by the coding sequence ATGATGCCAACTGACAATCACACCATTTTTTACCCTTTAACTTACATCCTGACTGGCATCCCGGGTACGGAGGAATCCTATTTTTGGATCTCCATCCCGTTCTGTCTGATGTACTTTGTGACACTTTTTGGGAACTCTCTCCTAATATTCATCATTCTAACAGAACGacgcctccatgagcccatgtatctAATCATGTCCATGCTGGCCACTGTTGATCTATTGTTATCTACCAGTAGAGTGCCCAAGATGCTGGCTGTATTCTGGTTTAGAGTGGGGGAAATTTCTTTTGCTGCTTGCCTGacccagatgttcttcatccatgTCAGTTTCATTGCTGAGTCGGCCATCCTGCTGGCAATGGTATTTGATCGATACATTGCCATCTGCGACCCCCTGAGATACACCATCATACTAACCAAGTCTGTGATCGAGAAGATGGGGCTGGCAGCTGTCACAAGAAGTTTCTGTATCATTTTCCCTCTCATCTTTCTTGTGAAGCAACTGAAGTTCTGCAgaaccaacctcctgcctcacaaCTATTGTGAGCATATGGCAATAACCCGGCTGGCCTGCGACGACATCACAGTCAGTGCCTGGTATGGTGTAGCTGTGGCTGTTTTAGTAATTGGTTTGGATGCTGTGCTCATTGCTTTGTCTTATGGGCTGATCCTCAGGACCATCTTCCGGCTCCCCTCCAAGGACTCCCGGCTCAAGGCTATtcgcacctgcagctcccacctctgtgtcATACTGAAGTTCTACACACCGGCCTTTTTCTCCTCTTTGGCACACCGATTTGGGCACATCATCCCAGGTTATATTGTTAACCTACTGGCCAACCTCTATGTGCTCATTCCCCCCTTGTTAAACCCCATCGTTTATGGGGTGACAACAAAAGAGATCCTGAAATGTGTAATCAACATCTTTCATCGATGCATCAGTAGAAGCTCCCTGCTGAGTTAA